Proteins found in one Herbiconiux sp. A18JL235 genomic segment:
- a CDS encoding extracellular solute-binding protein — protein sequence MQRRTRTAVLAATAAAALSLTACSSGGGGEASDATTARGPITIWYSNNAAEVEWGKQMVEAWNAEHPDEEISAQEIPAGKSSEEVITAAITAGTTPCLVFNNLPAATGQFQKQGGLVDLSSFSDGASYIEERSGATADQYKSADGDYYQLPWKSNPVMIFYNKDLFSAAGLDPENPSLSTYDEFLASAKQIVDSGAADYAINPSPTSEFFQPNFDYIPLFAAQTGGQQIVEDGKATFADDAGYAVGDFWRSVYADDLAGKEKYEGDAFVDGKAAMAIVGPWAIAYYGETIKNWGVVPVPTENGTPADETYTFSDAKSVGMYSSCENQGTAWDVLKFATSEEQDGQLLEVTGQMPLRTDLATTYSDYFAANPSYEVFGDQAARTVEDPTDPEAVAMMQALRDAYTSAIISGDGDVKKALDDAAAKIDGLADQG from the coding sequence GTGCAACGACGCACCCGCACAGCAGTCCTCGCCGCCACGGCGGCGGCAGCACTCAGCCTCACCGCCTGCAGCAGCGGCGGAGGGGGCGAGGCCTCCGACGCCACCACGGCGCGCGGCCCCATCACCATCTGGTACTCCAACAACGCCGCCGAGGTGGAGTGGGGCAAGCAGATGGTGGAGGCCTGGAACGCCGAGCACCCCGACGAGGAGATCTCGGCTCAGGAGATCCCCGCCGGCAAGAGCAGCGAAGAGGTCATCACCGCCGCGATCACTGCAGGCACCACCCCGTGCCTGGTGTTCAACAACCTCCCGGCCGCGACCGGGCAGTTCCAGAAGCAGGGCGGCCTCGTCGACCTGTCGTCGTTCTCCGACGGCGCTTCCTACATCGAGGAGCGCAGCGGCGCGACCGCCGACCAGTACAAGTCGGCCGACGGCGACTACTACCAGCTGCCCTGGAAGTCGAACCCCGTCATGATCTTCTACAACAAGGATCTGTTCTCCGCCGCCGGACTCGACCCCGAGAACCCCTCGCTGTCGACCTACGACGAGTTCCTCGCCTCGGCGAAGCAGATCGTCGACTCGGGCGCCGCCGACTACGCCATCAACCCCTCGCCCACCAGCGAGTTCTTCCAGCCGAACTTCGACTACATCCCGCTGTTCGCCGCGCAGACCGGCGGCCAGCAGATCGTCGAAGACGGCAAGGCGACCTTCGCCGACGACGCGGGCTACGCCGTGGGCGACTTCTGGCGCAGCGTCTACGCCGACGACCTCGCCGGCAAGGAGAAGTACGAGGGCGACGCCTTCGTCGACGGCAAGGCCGCCATGGCGATCGTCGGACCCTGGGCCATCGCCTACTACGGCGAGACCATCAAGAACTGGGGCGTCGTTCCCGTTCCCACCGAGAACGGCACTCCCGCCGACGAGACCTACACCTTCTCCGACGCCAAGTCGGTGGGCATGTACAGCTCGTGCGAGAACCAGGGCACCGCGTGGGACGTGCTGAAGTTCGCCACCAGCGAGGAGCAGGACGGTCAGCTGCTCGAGGTCACCGGCCAGATGCCGCTGCGCACCGACCTCGCCACCACCTACTCCGACTACTTCGCGGCGAACCCGTCGTACGAGGTGTTCGGCGACCAGGCGGCCCGCACGGTCGAAGACCCCACCGACCCGGAGGCAGTGGCCATGATGCAGGCACTCCGCGACGCCTACACGAGCGCGATCATCAGCGGCGACGGCGACGTGAAGAAGGCCCTCGACGACGCGGCGGCGAAGATCGACGGCCTCGCCGACCAGGGGTGA
- a CDS encoding carbohydrate ABC transporter permease has protein sequence MKRLLGAQPIGWLFGAPYLVFAAVVFAYPLGFAVYMSFFDYFFTAPGVDVEKPFVGFDNYVAVLTDPAVLQSFGNVLVFLVINVPLTVVLSIVLATALNRVVHLRTFLRVSYYVPYVTASVALVGVWLFLFGGDGLVNNILGPLAPDPSWLVNPTLAMPTIALFVTWKQLGFYILLYLAALQNVPRELYESASTDGAGAVRSFFSVTVPGVRQATVLVLMLSTVIGANLFTEPYLLTGGGGPNGASASPVLIMYQRGIQQGHPGFAAALGIVLTIAVLIVALLQRRFAGGRDE, from the coding sequence ATGAAGCGCCTCCTCGGCGCCCAGCCCATCGGCTGGCTGTTCGGTGCCCCCTACCTGGTGTTCGCGGCGGTGGTATTCGCCTACCCGCTCGGCTTCGCGGTGTACATGTCGTTCTTCGACTACTTCTTCACCGCACCCGGGGTCGACGTGGAGAAGCCCTTCGTGGGCTTCGACAACTACGTCGCCGTGCTCACCGACCCCGCCGTGCTGCAGTCGTTCGGCAACGTGCTGGTGTTCCTCGTCATCAACGTGCCGCTCACCGTGGTGCTGTCGATCGTGCTGGCCACCGCGCTGAACCGGGTGGTGCACCTGCGCACCTTCCTCCGGGTGAGCTACTACGTGCCCTACGTCACGGCGAGCGTGGCGCTGGTGGGGGTGTGGCTGTTCCTGTTCGGCGGCGACGGACTGGTGAACAACATCCTGGGGCCGCTCGCACCCGATCCGTCGTGGCTGGTCAACCCGACTCTCGCCATGCCGACCATCGCCCTGTTCGTCACCTGGAAGCAGCTCGGGTTCTACATCCTGCTCTACCTCGCGGCGCTGCAGAACGTGCCGCGCGAGCTGTACGAGTCGGCCTCCACCGACGGCGCCGGGGCAGTGCGGAGCTTCTTCTCCGTCACCGTCCCTGGCGTCAGACAGGCCACGGTTCTGGTGCTCATGCTCTCCACCGTCATCGGGGCGAACCTGTTCACCGAGCCCTACCTGCTCACCGGGGGTGGCGGCCCGAACGGTGCCTCAGCCTCGCCGGTGCTCATCATGTACCAGCGCGGCATCCAGCAGGGGCATCCCGGCTTCGCCGCCGCCCTCGGCATCGTGCTCACGATCGCCGTGCTCATCGTGGCGCTGCTGCAGCGCCGCTTCGCCGGAGGGAGAGACGAATGA
- a CDS encoding carbohydrate ABC transporter permease, producing MTRMQIALRAVVLGLGAVVFLFPFYYMVVGSLQASPDTSVAGAFPSPGNLTTQNYEAINSRIDLLAGLVNSGIFTGGVVLFTVVFGVLAGYALAILTWRGRGATFALVLLVQVVPFQLLMIPLYVLIARNYGLSDNYLGMILPFAINSTAVLIFRQYFLQLPRELFDAARIDGAGELKLLWRVALPLVRPALVTAVLLTFIGPWNEFLWPFLITKDAAMQPLAVSLANYVTNVAASTANPYGAVLAGAVVLAAPVVILFIVFQRHFVSTDVGSAVKG from the coding sequence ATGACCAGGATGCAGATCGCACTCAGAGCGGTCGTGCTCGGCCTCGGGGCGGTGGTCTTCCTCTTCCCCTTCTACTACATGGTGGTCGGCTCGCTCCAGGCCAGCCCCGACACCTCGGTGGCGGGCGCGTTCCCCTCGCCGGGGAACCTCACCACGCAGAACTACGAGGCCATCAACAGTCGCATCGATCTTCTGGCGGGCCTCGTGAACTCCGGCATCTTCACCGGCGGCGTCGTGCTGTTCACCGTGGTGTTCGGAGTGCTCGCCGGGTATGCGCTGGCGATCCTCACGTGGCGCGGGCGCGGGGCGACCTTCGCGCTGGTGCTGCTGGTGCAGGTGGTGCCGTTCCAGCTGCTCATGATTCCGCTCTACGTGCTCATCGCACGCAACTACGGGCTGAGCGACAACTATCTCGGCATGATCCTGCCCTTCGCCATCAACTCCACGGCGGTGCTCATCTTCAGGCAGTACTTCCTGCAGCTGCCGCGCGAGCTCTTCGACGCCGCGCGCATCGACGGGGCGGGTGAACTGAAGCTGCTCTGGCGGGTGGCCCTGCCGCTCGTGCGGCCGGCACTCGTGACGGCGGTGCTGCTCACCTTCATCGGGCCGTGGAACGAGTTCCTCTGGCCCTTCCTCATCACCAAAGACGCGGCGATGCAGCCGCTCGCCGTCTCGCTCGCCAACTACGTGACGAACGTGGCGGCCTCCACCGCCAACCCCTACGGGGCGGTGCTCGCCGGCGCTGTCGTGCTCGCGGCACCCGTCGTCATCCTCTTCATCGTCTTCCAGCGCCACTTCGTGTCGACCGACGTCGGCTCGGCCGTCAAAGGATAG